From Ptychodera flava strain L36383 chromosome 3 unlocalized genomic scaffold, AS_Pfla_20210202 Scaffold_26__1_contigs__length_13983176_pilon, whole genome shotgun sequence, one genomic window encodes:
- the LOC139126050 gene encoding zinc finger and SCAN domain-containing protein 23-like, which yields MDDKERCPSCNESYQKASKQIVDVCGHGRCYSCLSVGGFCPLCQALLTDKVKGSSEVNSAIQATNAGSTSQVNEDANNVVESHGSDGRHVACGSGLTEKETVTDASEQQTTTNCRDVAVKSAPGVSVHQHEMSHGEMQHALMTPKEGTTHEQHCCLPEIKRSGHTEHTNSVEGANHEQHSYLPLEESGGGTGHTIPVEGASHKVSSPCSEVKINAGTEKGKSGEKTPRECKVEVNVIQDSGPDSFPLLYRNKVNQKNDKSENSVKVISNETPITQDRKCTSDSGDGEGEEGLVQAETIGKVLVKKMKNGKKRRRKAASISDKRQTSVKSCGVNNPDIVATDEQDTKQESRKERDARKKANAREKAGNVTENQPLLRKRRMRKSDGEFSCDKCGRTFNRKCHFTSHLKTHTRHNLQCHRCLTVCSDNVEYVKHGEKCKLKTRTKRKSVKDCEICGKVLTSAEGMALHLNAHKKESRHICRFCGKGIKTKYFLIVHERIHTGERPFSCEQCGNSFKDKGTLTCAHANSYRRKTIYMRVLRKEFPLQKRPAAT from the exons ATGGATGATAAGGAAAGATGCCCATCTTGTAATGAATCATATCAAAAAGCTTCAAAACAAATAGTTGAtgtttgtggtcatggcagatGTTACTCATGTTTATCTGTTGGCGGTTTCTGTCCTCTTTGTCAAG CTTTGCTGACTGACAAGGTCAAAGGTTCTTCAGAAGTCAATAGTGCCATACAGGCAACAAATGCAGGATCAACTAGCCAAGTGAATGAAGATGCCAACAATGTGGTGGAGTCTCATGGCTCTGACGGTAGGCATGTTGCATGTGGGTCTGGGCTAACTGAAAAGGAAACTGTGACAGATGCCTCTGAGCAGCAAACCACCACTAACTGTAGGGATGTAGCAGTCAAATCAGCACCTGGAGTGTCTGTCCATCAGCACGAGATGTCTCATGGAGAGATGCAACATGCCCTAATGACCCCCAAAGAGGGCACTACTCATGAACAACACTGTTGTCTGCCTGAGATAAAGCGCAGTGGTCACACTGAACATACAAACTCTGTAGAGGGTGCTAATCATGAACAACATAGCTATCTGCCATTGGAAGAAAGCGGTGGCGGCACTGGACATACAATTCCCGTAGAGGGCGCTTCTCACAAAGTAAGCAGCCCATGCTCTGAGGTAAAAATTAATGCTGGCACTGAAAAAGGAAAGAGTGGTGAAAAGACACCGAGAGAATGCAAAGTTGAGGTTAATGTTATACAAGACAGTGGCCCAGACTCGTTTCCTCTGTTGTACAGAAACAAAGTGAACCAGAAAAATGATAAAAGCGAGAACTCAGTCAAAGTTATAAGCAATGAAACACCTATCACACAGGACAGAAAGTGCACTTCTGACAGTGGAGATGGAGAAGGAGAAGAGGGATTAGTGCAGGCAGAGACAATTGGGAAAGTTCTGGTAAAGAAAATGAAGAATGGGAAGAAACGAAGAAGGAAGGCAGCAAGTATTTCTGATAAGAGACAGACATCTGTCAAGTCTTGCGGAGTAAATAACCCAGACATTGTTGCTACAGATGAACAAGATACTAAACAAGAGTCCAGAAAGGAAAGAGATGCACGCAAGAAAGCAAATGCCAGAGAGAAAGCGGGAAATGTTACAGAAAATCAACCCTTACTAAGAAAAAGGAGAATGAGAAAGAGTGACGGAGAGTTCTCTTGTGACAAGTGTGGGagaacttttaacaggaaatgTCATTTTACCAGCCACTTAAAAACTCATACAAGGCATAATCTCCAATGCCACAGGTGTTTGACTGTGTGTAGCGACAACGTTGAATACGTCAAACATGGGGAAAAGTGTAAATTGAAAACAAGAACAAAACGCAAGTCAGTGAAAGATTGTGAGATTTGCGGAAAGGTGCTCACATCTGCAGAAGGTATGGCTTTGCACCTGAATGCTCACAAAAAGGAAAGTCGTCACATCTGTAGGTTTTGCGGAAagggaataaaaacaaaatatttcctcATTGTTCACGAGAGGATACACACAGGTGAACGACCTTTCAGTTGCGAGCAGTGTGGAAATTCTTTCAAAGATAAAGGGACCCTCACCTGTGCACATGCGAATTCATACCGGAGAAAAACCATTTACATGCGAGTATTGCGGAAAGAGTTTCCGCTTCAAAAACGTCCTGCGGCGACATGA